In Micromonas commoda chromosome 16, complete sequence, the genomic window CACGATGACAACCTGCGGCGTGTGGTTCTGCACAGCCTCGATCAACACGTCGTGCTGCCTGTCCGGCACGGGCACCTGCATCCGCCTGGACCCGCCGATCCCGGGGTGAGGAATGTCTCCGTCGCCCCCAATCTCGTTGCTGGtgtccaccaccaccacgcgCCTGCCGTACTCCTCGGAGAGGATGCGCGAGATCTCTCGAATCGCCGTCGTCTTCCCCACGCCCGGCCGACCCAAGAGGagcaccgacgcgcccgaggcgagcAGGTCCCGGACCAGATCCGCGCTGCCCTCGATGGCGCGTCCCACGCGTGCGGTGAggcccacgacgccgcccttgcGGTTACGAATGACGGAGATGCGGTGCAGCGTCCTGTTGATGCCCGCGCGGTTATCGCCGCCAACCTCCCCGACGGTGTCCATGGCTCGTTCGATGTCGTCGTAGTCGAGGGGAagaccgtcgccgaggatctcgtcgccgtccgcgaaccgcgcgatGGGTAGCCTGCCGAGATCGAGCACGACCTCGAGAAGCTGGAGCTTCCGTTggtgcgtcgcgagcgcgcctcGGACCCTCGGCGGGAGCAGGTCgatgagggcgtcgagctcggcctcGTTGGTCAGGGACGCGATGTGCGACGCCTTGGCGGAtaccgcgggcgcggtcggtCGGACGACCggctcgccctcgtccatGGAGTCCATGGAGTCCATGGagtccgcctcgagcgtcggcgagctcaccgacgcgctcaccgacgcatcgcgagctcggctgtgggcgcggtcgccgggtGAACATCCTTGGCGTACAGGTTGGCATCGTCCCGGATGACGTGCCCGATGGgtgcgtcgtccgcgtcccgatcccgcggccgtcgcgtcgaccctCCGTCCGCGGATCGGCCCTTCGCGGGTCAGCACCACGCCACGCGAGGCGACGGTTACCGTCgacatcgcgtcgacgcttcGGTCTTTGAGGGGGAGGGAGGACGCGCCAGCCCGTTATCATATTCAGCAAACAAACCTCagccgcgcgaacggcggaaGATTCGATCGCGgagcgaacgtcgccgcgcgcgattgCCACCCGAAATGACGTTAGATTCACACATCCACATCCGGTCCAACCCTAGATTTAGATGTACGTAGATTTCCCCCGACGACCGCgcactcgctcgcgtcgcccgacgaGGCTCGGAAGATGCAGAccgagtcggcggcgcccgtcggcgtGGATGGGGTCAAGGTCGaatccggcgccgcccccgcgaccgcgggaACCACCGAACCCGAGGGTacgggcgcgtcgatctCGATGGAGGGTCTGACGGATGAGCAAAAATACGAGCTCGAGGTGGCGGAGTACCGTCGCAAGATGGTGGTGTACGAGCAGGAGAAGGCCAAGTacgacgcggagatggcggtgTACAACAAGAAGGTGAAGGAGACGCACAAGCAAGTGGCCGAGAaggtgagcgcgtcgaacAAGCTGGCGTGCCGCCCTCTCACCGAGGTGCCGTTCGCCTCGCTCAAAGACGCCATCGAGAGGCTCCTGCCCTACCACATCTACGAGgcgcccgacgaggacgaggcgcacCACGGGCTGGTACCTCCCATCGTGGAGAGGAGGAAACGgaaggacggcgagggcgtgaggacggcggcggaggcgaagaaggaaAACGGCGAAAAGAAGGATGGGGATGACGATGGagaggcgagggagggcgacgactcAGCCGAGGACACGACGGAGGAGGTTGAGGTGTGCCCGGCTCGATCGCGGACCCAGGCGTGGTCGGAGCTGTGCGCGCAGTACGCCAGGGATTTCAAGCGGGAGTTGGACGACAAGAGGAGGCGGGTGGACGCGTTTGACGCGGGGATTTGGTCCGCCTcagacgcgggcgacggctcggGCGTGGAGACGATCTCGGGCGCCGGCCGAGACAAAACTGTGGGTCCGTCCGCGCTGAGgccggaggaggcgtacGTGGCGGAGATGTTGGCGTTCGAGGAGACGAAACGACGGCACGAGGAGCTGCGGGCGGAGGTGAGgcgggccgaggcggaggtgagaCGGTTCAGGGACGAGCAGCTGGCTCGGCTGGCAAACAGGGAaatcgtcgacggcgcgacggcgtccggcgacgcgggcaaGTCTGGGGAACCggacccgtcgcggccggaCGTGCCGAAACCATCGACGAACGTCCTTCCCGGCGTGCCGATCGCGAGGGCGGACTGATGGGATGGCGCTCCGGCGTAACCTTGACTCTGTAGTtcaaacgcggcggcggctcatCGACTGGGGAGGGGGGAAAAGTGCGGAATTAAAGTCAGCGGCTCTCGACCGGTCCCAACCCCAACTCGCGGCAGCCGAATCTTCACAACGTTCCCGAATCGGCCGTTTCCGAATCGGAAGATTCTCCGCTCCTCCAGTTGGCGAGGAAATATCTCGCCCGAGGGACCAGATCgggtcgcacgcggcgagctggACGGTTCCCTGCCACTCCGACCTGCCCGTTCGTCacatcgtccccgccgtcggtATCCCGTTCGGTCGAGTCCACCCGCGAGTCCATCTCGCgaggtcgcgtcgccgctcatTCGACTAATCTGACGAAAGCGCGTCGTTCCAAAAAACGGGGAACTTTCCATCGATCATGTACCAGTACTCGGTTTCCGGCCCGTGGACTGCACGGGGCTCTCCGTGGACCCAGGAGctgacgcgtcgtcgcgccaaGCAGACGCGAAAAAGATATCAAACCACGGTGACGTCAATCGTCGGGTGGCGTTCGTCCAaccccggcgaggagggccaGGCGAGGCGGGCAACTTTTGGCGCCAGTTTGGCCCatccgacgcggacggcgaaaGCGACGTTCGCAGACTCCGTCGCGGTTCCGCTTCCCCCGGACGAGATGATCGCCAACCgcaggaggcgcgcggcgaacaaAAAAGACAAAAaagacgggggcggcggaggaaaAGTCCCGCCCGTTCGTCTGTTGACGTCCTACGACCAGACGGTCGCGACCATCGTGGAGGAGATCAACAGGACGGCGAAAGGCGATCGCGTGGAGTTCAGCGTCTACGTGCTGGAACCGGGCGAGTCGACGCAGAGGGTCCTGGACTCCATgcgcagggcggcgagaagaggtgtgcgcgtggacgcgtcccTCGACTGCTCCGCGGTGTCCTCGTTCACCAGGTGGTGCGAGGGAACcgccacgctcgcgtccgagctGGTGGAGATGGAGAAACAGTTCCCGGGCGTGGTCAAGTTCCAGCCGCGGAGGATACCGACGCACGCCAAGTACGTCATGTgccaccgcgcggcgtcgacgtccacggcggtgTTCGGCGGGGTGAACATCGGCGACAGGTTCAAGCCGTGGAGGGATTTCGCGATACGGGCGGAgggatccgcggcggtgggcgcgttGTCCCTCGGAGTCAACGGTCCGAACAACGTCAACTCGAAGGCGGGTAACGCAAAGGCGGACTCAAAGGTGGAGGAGTTCAAGGTTGACACCCAAATCGGTAACCCGTATTTTCTCAGACGAAAGCCGAGGAccgtggcgtcggcggtatCCGGCGCGAAGGATATGCTGCGGCGGGGTGTCTCCCTCACCGTCGGGTCCAGGCACaggaacgcgagcgccgacgcgacggcgaggcgcgggggcgtcggcttCTTCACCAACCGACCCAACGGTTGGAACCTCCTCGCGTGGGCTTTCCCCAGGTTCGCCAAGTTCCCCGGCAGGTTCGACGTGTAcccggcgctcgtggaccTGATGGACGATCCGAGGTGGGACAGGTAtaccatcgccgccgcgtacgtcgaCCAGTGCGGAGTGGAGGTTTTGGAGCCGGCGCTAAGGAGGGGCGCGACCATGACGCTCGTGATGCCTCGAAACCCGAACGTGTACCACGACGCCAACAGGAAGGCGCTCAAGAGGCTGGTGGATCGGTACGGCGGTGAGAATGGGCAGGTTCGCGCGTACATGTGCGACGACATGCTCCACGCCAAGGTATTTCTGGCAGAGAGTTCCGCCACCGGagagtccgcggcgatgatcggGAGCTGCAACCTGAAGCAACGGAGCTTCGGGCagttcgccgagctcaacgcgctcatcgtccAGCCGTCTTGCACGAGGCAGCTGGAGAGggagctcgcgaagctgGTGTCCGACAGCAAGGCGGTGGTGGAGTCGGACCTTCGGTTCTCGGAGCCGAAAGCCACGATCGAGGAGTGGTTGGGCTGACCGAGGGGCCCCTATGTATTTTTGCGCGTTATGATGGGTTGCATTTCAACACGATGTGTTGTCAAATTTCACACCAGTCCCACCACGCCCGTGAACGTCCCGTCCTCCGCCCGCGTGATGTCGAACTCCTGCACGACCACGCCCTCGGTGGGGATGCCGCCGAAGATGTGCGGGAACCGCTCGCCACCGCTCTgctccgcgtccatctccttGGTGTCACcgacgggcgagggcgcctcGAACTTGAGGTCGATCTTTTTCGCCTCCAGGGTACGCCTGGTCATCTTCAGCAGCTTCCACTCGGACGGTTTGCCGCTGCCGTCCGGCGCCTTGGTCTCCTTGTAGAAGTGGTTGCCCACCGTGAGAAGATACTTTgggtccgcggtggcgtgcgtgAACCCGTCCGTCGCGTACGTGGGGGGATAGTACACCTTCTCGTCgctcgccttggcggcctccCAGTTGTGCGTCTGTACCATGTGGTAGATGTCCACGTGCTTGTCGTGGGGCGGAGGGTTCGGTCCGTCGTCCTCCCTGTGCACGTTCGCGGGGGTGAACCCGGGGAGGCAGATCGGGATGTACTCGCATCCCCCGTCGGGGAAGACCCACCGAACACGCTCACCCTTGGCCAGGTACACAGCCTGTCCGGCCTTAACGACGACGGTGTCGCCGTGGGAGTGCTCGATGTGAACCTCCCCCTTTTGGATGAGCACCCACTCGTCGAACTCGGGGCACTGCCAAGGCTCCGCCCAGTTTCCCTCGGCCTTGACGTGGGCCAGCGATATGGCGGGCTGGCCGGAAGATCCGTTGCCGGCGTACTCGGTGATGTCCACCTCCGGGGTCTTGACGACGGTCACTGGCTCGAGGATACGAGGCATGGCGTTCGAATTTTTTTTACGGGTTCTCGCGGtggtgcgcgcgggggagtGAGAGCGGGTCGATCGCACTTTTTCCTAACACGGTCTACGTGGCCGGCTCAGGTGCCGAGTGCGACTCTCACGAAACAGTCGCGCGGACATCCGCAGACGTTCCCGCACGACGGTCGGGTTCGCGCATCTCCGCGCGGGACCATGAACCACGTACCACTTCCGCAGCGTCCCCCGAAGCgcaggcgacgccgcgagggagtcgCACCCGCGGCTGAGGCGCACGactcggcgggagcggcggtggcggcggtgccgaaCCGGAAGGGATCCCCAGAGCCCGACTGGGCGCCCGAGACCGGCGTgccctccttcgcgccgGACGTCAAGGTCGTGCGATGGGTCCCCGGTAAGTGCCAGTACGAGTACAAGGACCACACGGCGGACATACAGATCCATTCCTGGGGCGACAGCATGGAGGAGTGCTTCGCCtgggccgcgctcgcgatgttCAACTACATGACCCCGCTCAAgaggctcgcgtcgtcggcgttgaGCGCGAagggatccgccgccggaaCCAGGGTACCGGGCAACGCCAACATGGGAAcgcacgaggacgacgatgaggacgacgcgaacgacgagggcgaggacgcgccggcgacggaacCAACCGTGGGGCACTCGTTCGAGGTTGaggcgcacgacgcgcacTCCCTGCTCTTCGCGTTCCTGGACGAGCTGCTCTTCAACTTTCACACCACGATGACGGTGTGCAACGCCGTGCAGGTGCTGCCGATCGAGCGCGGGAACGGGACGTGGAGGGTGCGAGGCACGGGCGTCGGGAAGAGGTTCGTGGACGGCGTGCACGAGCAAGGCACGGAGATCAAGGCGATCACGTATTCGGCGATGCAAATCGTCGAGCGGGACGAGGCGGCTatgaaggcggcggcgtccgcggatgAATCCAACCCGGGCGCGAAGAGCAGGGCGGAACTGTTCGTCATCGTGGACATTTAGCTACTAGCTAGCGAACGACGGTTATAGAACATAGACTATCATAGCTACTAAAGGGATGGTACCGCGAGACGAGCGATAAACTCGCCGAGGAAACTACGTTCGCGCGAGGGACTATGATAAACCTcactgcgtcgtcgcgtcctccgaCTCCCTGTCGTCCGCCGGGCCGCTATCTTCTCTCTTATCCGAGTGACGCGGTGGCCTGATATCCGAGTCGAAGCTCATGTCGATCCTCGTCTTCACCTCGACGATCTCCTTCTGAACGTCTCGCAACTCCTTGTTCAGACCCTTCAGCGAATTCATCCGcgtcgccttctcctcggcgctcggGGACCTCGATCCCACCCTCTTGCGCACCTTCTCCGGAAGTTTGGGCAAAACCTTCCGCTCGAACGCGCTCTCCAACGTCTCCAGACGCGTCTTGTACTGATCAGGGACAACCTCGCCGAGACGCCGCTCGATCATCGGCAgtatcggcggcgccgcttcgttcgccgcgtcgcgaagcgccTCGAGCCGTCGCTTCAGAGCCTGCAGATCGTTGATCTCGTTCTGCAAACTTCGCATCCACTCGAGTTCTTTCCTCATAGTCTGCACCCGggtcacgccgtcgtcctcgggagGTGGTTTCACCGACACCGAGGCTGACGgtcgcgccttcgccgccgtcgacggaacCTCCTTGGCCCCCCCAACCGCTTTCTTCCCCGCTCCGTTCTTCGCGCCGGCGTTTGAACCCTCCGTCTGATTGGGCAGCACCACCGTCATCTTCCCCCTCGCCGGCTgctccaccgcggtcgcgccctGCCTCTTTCCCCTGGCGTTACCCCTGGGGGGCGGCCGCCACGCTTTTTTAGGCGCCGCCAGCGCAACCTCGCACGTCGGCGTCTGCAGtcgctgtcgccgccgcagctcACCTCGGACGGCTCTGCTCAGGTTCCCCACGGCGGGCGAGCCGCAAAAGTACACCCACGCGATCCACGACGGGATCCCAAAGAAATCGGGGTCGCTGTAGTGGTACAGGTGCAACACGTTGATGAGGAATATCTCCGTCACCGGACCCGCCACGCCGGTCAACACCGCCATGGCCAAACCCTGCTTCGTGTAGTCGAAAACCGCCCACTGCCcgagcgcccacgccgccagTATCGCATCGATGGCGTGAGAGGGCATATCCGGGAACGGCGGGTTAACCGTGGTGGCCAATATTCCCGACGTCGCGTACTGCATCGCGAACAGTCCGATGCCGGAGTAGACGACGCCCCACTCGGGTTCCCACCCGAGCCGAGGCTTCCCCGGGCACTCCTCGAGGAACCTCGGCAGCGGCGTGTTACCTTCGATGAATCGAtcctccttcgcgcccgTCTTTAGCCTGAACATGTCGCCCAGCGTGTGCCCAACGCCAATCACGACCCCGGCCCCTCCGAAGAGCAGAGGGACCCACAACGCCGTCTCCAACACGCCCGTCTCTCGcacgaaggcggcgctcagGACGTCGTCCAGTCCCTCGGGGATCACCGCGTGCACCCTGTCGAACCACTGCACCACCGATGCGGGTGGAACCCCGTCAGGTCCCCAcagcgccttggccgccaCCTCGGGGAAGTTCAGGATCACCCGGCCGCTGCCGCTGTCCTCGTAGTGCAGCACGTCGAAGCGCGAGTGCTGGTGATCCAGCAACGGCCCGAGGATAGCGGAGGCGAGATACATCGATATCGCCTCGTAGGACAGCGCGGTGGTCTCGCCCCTCTTCTtcctctccgcgtcggggtcggacCAATCCTTCGCGAACTTGTCGGTGTACGGGTTATAGTCCTTATTCTTCACGCCCTCGCTCCCCGCGACGAAGTTGGTGCCCACGAGCACGGAGGGCGGTGGTTTCTTCTTGGGCGCGGAGGATTTACCCGACTTGTCTtggctcgaggacgccgcttCCGCCCTTctgcggcgcacgcgcgtcgaGAGGAGGAACCGACGCTCTCTGAAACGCCCGATCCCTCCCCTCGActcgctcaccgcgcgctcACGCGGGCCGAGCGCCGGTGCGAGCGCCcacatcggcgccgcgtcctgTGCGGACTGAACATGGAACTTTCAACCTTGCCTCTCACGATAAATTCACGATACTAGTCACCGTCACTGCGTGTCGCACGCGATATGGGGACGAGGGGTGTGGGCGTCGCCACCCGACatggctcgcggcgcgatATGTTGGCCACCGAGCCGCCCGTAGtttccctcgcggcgctccgagAGGGCGATATCGCGACTCTCGCgacccttcgcggcgccctccggGACGGTCCGGGTTACTTCACTCTGGACGCTGAGGTGGCGATTCCCTCTTCTCTCGTAGTCGAGTGCTACGATCGCGCGAGGGACTTCTTCGCCCTTCCGCTTGATGTCAAGACGTGTTACGTACACACGCAGTATGAGCGCGAGACTGGCGGGTGAGTATCTCAACGAGTCGACCACGAACCCTGCCCTTGCTCCATCTAACAACCCGCATGTGACGCTTACGTGCCAACCTCCCGATCCGAAGGTATGTGCCGCTGTTGGAAGAGTACGCGTATCAGCCCAACACCGCTGCGATCGTGGAGTCGTTCGACACCGTTCGCGACCTCCCCTCGCACGAAATTCCGCAGGGTGCCACGGGCGTCGGACCCGTGGACTggcccgcggaggcgccggggCTCAGGACGGCGCTGACAGAGTTTTACGCTCGGTGCGACGAAATCGCCGCGGATCTGTTCCGGGCGATCGCGAGCGTGTGCTGCATGGAGGAGGTAGAGAGCGCACGTGTCGTCGAGTGCGGCGTTCGGACGGAAGCGGCGGAGAGCGTGGGGGCGAAAGGGCGTGTTGACGATGAGCgtgcggacgacgccgccggcgaggagctcgcgaggtTTTTCCTGAGAAGCTTCGGGCCGACCAGTCACTGCTCGATGCGCGCCATGAGGTATCCGGGGACGGATTCAGACGAGTTCAAGGCGCACGCGGGGGAGTTAAGGGACGTATCGTTCCGTGCGGGCAAAAGGGGTcggacgcccccgcccccaaGGAGGTCTAAAGGTGGCAACGGGCTGagcgtcgaggcggtcggTATTTCTGAGCACACCGACTTTGAGGCGTTCACCATCCTGCACCAAACCGCCCCTGGCCTGGAGCTCAAAGATCTGGCGGGCAATTGGAGGGTCGCGGATGTGTACCGGGACCAATCCAAGTTCACGATAATCATCGCCGACATGATGGAGCGATGGACGAACGGGTGGCTTCGGGCTACGCCGCATAGGGTGGgactcgcggcgcacgagaGGTTATCGCTCGTGCGATTTAACGGCCTGGACCCGGATGCCTCGGTCGCGCCGCTTCTGAGGTTcacgggggcgggggcgagcggTTCGTCCAGCGACACCGTATCAACCGAGTCGCGGGGGGGATGGGTTAAAGGTGCCAAATACAAGCCCGTGACTCAGGGGGAGCACATGGCGGAGTCCGTCACGAGAGCCGCCGCTAACCTCGAGCAAATGTTGGACCGATACCCGAAGACGGCGCTGACGCCGATACCGAGGCGATTCGCGCAGGTTCTGCTCGTCAACTGCGAAGATGAAGAGATCGCGTTGGTAAAACACGCAGATGGTGAATTTGAAGGTCTGTATACGGGTCTAATCACGGAGGTTTGCGGCGATGAGACGCCACGGCAGGCTGCGCTGCGGGGGGGATTATGTCCCCTGCGAGAATTACTCGGGATTCCTACCGGCACGGCAGACAACAGCATGCACCTCGCAGAGCGGGCGAAGCTACGTTTCACGGGGTGGAAAGACGTGCCCGTCATAGAGCACGAATTCACGGTATCGGCCAGCAGTACCAGCATGGACACCGCGATTAAAACGTTTTCGAGCGCCCGGCAAACTCAGAGTAACCTCCCCGAGATGGAAATCTTCAGGTGGAACGAAATTCCTTACGACGCGATGCCCGCCGACGACAGACACTGGTACCCGGAAGTTTTAGACATCGTTCGGGAAGCGAAGCAGGAAGCAAACGCAACAACGAACGGTTTCATCAGATTCGGAGTGTGTCCCCGGAAACCGAGGAGGGAAAAACGGTGGGCGGTGGAGAGGAAACTGGTCGTCGGGTTGTTTGAGTTTGATGACGAAGGAGGCTTGGCTCGACACGAAACCAAGACAATTTGGACCGATGGATTCATGAACGATGTCTACGGCGACAGTAGGGATCACGAAGCGTACGGCGAACATACGTAGACTGATTGTACCGTGTTTGCTCTGACACCCACGCTCGTCATGCCAGCATCGTCGCGATGACCTGCGCCCGCCTCGGGTTGGCGACGACAAACAACACTCCGTCTTTGAACACGCTCTGCGCCGAACTCTCCTCGATGAGCGTCGGGAACTTCATTATCGCCTCGAACTCTCCGAGCGGTTCCTCCTCTGAAGATTGCGACGCGGTGTCGGGTTTCTCGTCTTCAGGCTCGGCTTCCCTTTCGCTAGTCTGTTCCTGCCCATCCGCATCAGGAGACGGTGATTTCTTGGATTTCCTCCTCTGCTTCGCGCCGACGTAAACGTATCCCCGGTCGTTGAGCCTGACGGAAAAAGAGTCCACGCCACCCTCTCCGCATCGAATCGCGAGCACGTGGTAGTTGGCTTccatcgtcgccagctgGAACTGCGtgcggccgcgcggcggtggtggcaAACTTGGCTTCTCCTTCGAGGCATCCTCTCCTCCCATCACCTGTCCGCGCAGAGAATGGTACTCCTCCAAGGAGGCGCGCACATTCGAAACGTCGTCTGATATGTGATGGGACCCACCATAATACTTTCCCGGGACGAACGGAACCCCGTCCTTTGCAAACTCTTCA contains:
- a CDS encoding predicted protein — translated: MQTESAAPVGVDGVKVESGAAPATAGTTEPEGTGASISMEGLTDEQKYELEVAEYRRKMVVYEQEKAKYDAEMAVYNKKVKETHKQVAEKVSASNKLACRPLTEVPFASLKDAIERLLPYHIYEAPDEDEAHHGLVPPIVERRKRKDGEGVRTAAEAKKENGEKKDGDDDGEAREGDDSAEDTTEEVEVCPARSRTQAWSELCAQYARDFKRELDDKRRRVDAFDAGIWSASDAGDGSGVETISGAGRDKTVGPSALRPEEAYVAEMLAFEETKRRHEELRAEVRRAEAEVRRFRDEQLARLANREIVDGATASGDAGKSGEPDPSRPDVPKPSTNVLPGVPIARAD
- a CDS encoding predicted protein: MYQYSVSGPWTARGSPWTQELTRRRAKQTRKRYQTTVTSIVGWRSSNPGEEGQARRATFGASLAHPTRTAKATFADSVAVPLPPDEMIANRRRRAANKKDKKDGGGGGKVPPVRLLTSYDQTVATIVEEINRTAKGDRVEFSVYVLEPGESTQRVLDSMRRAARRGVRVDASLDCSAVSSFTRWCEGTATLASELVEMEKQFPGVVKFQPRRIPTHAKYVMCHRAASTSTAVFGGVNIGDRFKPWRDFAIRAEGSAAVGALSLGVNGPNNVNSKAGNAKADSKVEEFKVDTQIGNPYFLRRKPRTVASAVSGAKDMLRRGVSLTVGSRHRNASADATARRGGVGFFTNRPNGWNLLAWAFPRFAKFPGRFDVYPALVDLMDDPRWDRYTIAAAYVDQCGVEVLEPALRRGATMTLVMPRNPNVYHDANRKALKRLVDRYGGENGQVRAYMCDDMLHAKVFLAESSATGESAAMIGSCNLKQRSFGQFAELNALIVQPSCTRQLERELAKLVSDSKAVVESDLRFSEPKATIEEWLG
- a CDS encoding predicted protein, with translation MGTRGVGVATRHGSRRDMLATEPPVVSLAALREGDIATLATLRGALRDGPGYFTLDAEVAIPSSLVVECYDRARDFFALPLDVKTCYVHTQYERETGGYVPLLEEYAYQPNTAAIVESFDTVRDLPSHEIPQGATGVGPVDWPAEAPGLRTALTEFYARCDEIAADLFRAIASVCCMEEVESARVVECGVRTEAAESVGAKGRVDDERADDAAGEELARFFLRSFGPTSHCSMRAMRYPGTDSDEFKAHAGELRDVSFRAGKRGRTPPPPRRSKGGNGLSVEAVGISEHTDFEAFTILHQTAPGLELKDLAGNWRVADVYRDQSKFTIIIADMMERWTNGWLRATPHRVGLAAHERLSLVRFNGLDPDASVAPLLRFTGAGASGSSSDTVSTESRGGWVKGAKYKPVTQGEHMAESVTRAAANLEQMLDRYPKTALTPIPRRFAQVLLVNCEDEEIALVKHADGEFEGLYTGLITEVCGDETPRQAALRGGLCPLRELLGIPTGTADNSMHLAERAKLRFTGWKDVPVIEHEFTVSASSTSMDTAIKTFSSARQTQSNLPEMEIFRWNEIPYDAMPADDRHWYPEVLDIVREAKQEANATTNGKNGGRWRGNWSSGCLSLMTKEAWLDTKPRQFGPMDS
- a CDS encoding predicted protein produces the protein QYEYKDHTADIQIHSWGDSMEECFAWAALAMFNYMTPLKRLASSALSAKGSAAGTRVEAHDAHSLLFAFLDELLFNFHTTMTVCNAVQVLPIERGNGTWRVRGTGVGKRFVDGVHEQGTEIKAITYSAMQIVERDEAAM
- a CDS encoding predicted protein encodes the protein MPRILEPVTVVKTPEVDITEYAGNGSSGQPAISLAHVKAEGNWAEPWQCPEFDEWVLIQKGEVHIEHSHGDTVVVKAGQAVYLAKGERVRWVFPDGGCEYIPICLPGFTPANVHREDDGPNPPPHDKHVDIYHMVQTHNWEAAKASDEKVYYPPTYATDGFTHATADPKYLLTVGNHFYKETKAPDGSGKPSEWKLLKMTRRTLEAKKIDLKFEAPSPVGDTKEMDAEQSGGERFPHIFGGIPTEGVVVQEFDITRAEDGTFTGVVGLV
- a CDS encoding predicted protein yields the protein MWALAPALGPRERAVSESRGGIGRFRERRFLLSTRVRRRRAEAASSSQDKSGKSSAPKKKPPPSVLVGTNFVAGSEGVKNKDYNPYTDKFAKDWSDPDAERKKRGETTALSYEAISMYLASAILGPLLDHQHSRFDVLHYEDSGSGRVILNFPEVAAKALWGPDGVPPASVVQWFDRVHAVIPEGLDDVLSAAFVRETGVLETALWVPLLFGGAGVVIGVGHTLGDMFRLKTGAKEDRFIEGNTPLPRFLEECPGKPRLGWEPEWGVVYSGIGLFAMQYATSGILATTVNPPFPDMPSHAIDAILAAWALGQWAVFDYTKQGLAMAVLTGVAGPVTEIFLINVLHLYHYSDPDFFGIPSWIAWVYFCGSPAVGNLSRAVRGELRRRQRLQTPTCEVALAAPKKAWRPPPRGNARGKRQGATAVEQPARGKMTVVLPNQTEGSNAGAKNGAGKKAVGGAKEVPSTAAKARPSASVSVKPPPEDDGVTRVQTMRKELEWMRSLQNEINDLQALKRRLEALRDAANEAAPPILPMIERRLGEVVPDQYKTRLETLESAFERKVLPKLPEKVRKRVGSRSPSAEEKATRMNSLKGLNKELRDVQKEIVEVKTRIDMSFDSDIRPPRHSDKREDSGPADDRESEDATTQ